The DNA region CGCGTAGGGCTCAGCCGCATTCCGCGACCGAGCAGGTCTCTCGCACGCCCATTCCCTTTACCCAAACACAGTGCATGTGTACGCGCAAAGACAAATGTGGACAGTGAACGCCACCGACATGCGTGCCATCGAGGCACTTGCTCACATACTCCAAGAGAACAATGATCGTTACGCTGTGGCACGGCGGTGCtccgcggtgcagcagtaGCACTCTGCTGTTGTGCTGCTCTCCCTTTTCCCTGCACTCTTTTGCACTCTCCCCATCTCTCCGCACACACCACTCTCGTTATGCGTTTTCATGCGTGCTTATGTGGCTCATCGacgcacacatccacacaccGGTACGCCTCATTCTCTACCTCCATCTGTGCACAGCTTCATCGCTCTCCATCACCTTCTCTGAccccacaccccctcctctctctcctctccccaaCCATGGCTACTCCTCGCAGCGCCAAGAAGGCCGCCCGCAAGAGCAGCACCAAGTCCGCGAAGGCTGGTCTGATCTTCCCGGTGGGCCGCGTCGGCGGGATGATGCGTCGCGGCCAGTACGCTCGCCGCATCGGCTCCTCTGGCGCCGTGTACCtggccgccgtgctggagtacctgacggcggagctgctggagctgtccgtgaaggcggccgcgcagagCGGGAAGAAGCGGTGCCGCCTGAGCCCGCGCACCGTGATGCTGGCCGCgcgccacgacgacgacatcaGCTCGCTTCTGAGGAAGGTGACCTTGTCTCACAGCGGCGTTGTGCCGAGCGCCAGCAAGGCGGTGGCAAAGAAGAAGGGCGGCAAGAAGGGCAAGGCGACACCGAGCGCATAAGTCCTCCGGCttggcagcgcacacgcgccgctgtatgtgcgcgtgcgcgtgggtCCCGACTGGGGCCGGCGATGAGGCACATCATACCTCCATAGAGACCCTATCTTTTGTTTGATGGCTTCTCAGATGACCACTTGGTTCCTTCCTGCCTTCGTTTGGGTTGTTTCTCTCCCCCGCCGAGGGTACGAGTCAGGGTAGGCTCGGACAAAACTTGCCACACCCGCGATGGGCCGCAGCTGTCtatcgctctctcgctctctcggtCTCCTGACCGGGACAGGTTGTCGCCCCGTCACGCGTACCGGCGTGCGCGCCCGCTCTTGCGCCCTGCCCCACCATTCGTCGAATGATGCGCGACGCGCATgacaggcgctgctgcagcactgctCCCTGCGGTTGCTGAGTGCGTGCATGGCGTTGCTACTGATGTGTTTGCACTGCATctcactcgctctcttcACGCATCCGctcgcccttcttccctcttcacGAGACTGCGTCGGTCTtttggtgctgctgtggcgcagcccgccgccttccactccccccaaacacacacgttCATACGCTCACACAGCACTCGTGCGCAccgacacacccacaccccctcctctctctcctctccccaaCCATGGCTACTCCTCGCAGCGCCAAGAAGGCCGCCCGCAAGAGCAGCACCAAGTCCGCGAAGGCTGGTCTGATCTTCCCGGTGGGCCGCGTCGGCGGGATGATGCGTCGCGGCCAGTACGCTCGCCGCATCGGCTCCTCTGGCGCCGTGTACCtggccgccgtgctggagtacctgacggcggagctgctggagctgtccgtgaaggcggccgcgcagagCGGGAAGAAGCGGTGCCGCCTGAGCCCGCGCACCGTGATGCTGGCCGCgcgccacgacgacgacatcaGCTCGCTTCTGAGGAAGGTGACCTTGTCTCACAGCGGCGTTGTGCCGAGCGCCAGCAAGGCGGTGGCAAAGAAGAAGGGCGGCAAGAAGGGCAAGGCGACACCGAGCGCATAAGTCCTCCGGCttggcagcgcacacgcgccgctgtatgtgcgcgtgcgcgtgggtCCCGACTGGGGCCGGCGATGAGGCACATCATACCTCCATAGAGACCCTATCTTTTGTTTGATGGCTTCTCAGATGACCACTTGGTTCCTTCCTGCCTTCGTTTGGGTTGTTTCTCTCCCCCGCCGAGGGTACGAGTCAGGGTAGGCTCGGACAAAACTTGCCACACCCGCGATGGGCCGCAGCTGTCtatcgctctctcgctctctcggtCTCCTGACCGGGACAGGTTGTCGCCCCGTCACGCGTACCGGCGTGCGCGCCCGCTCTTGCGCCCTGCCCCACCATTCGTCGAATGATGCGCGACGCGCATgacaggcgctgctgcagcactgctCCCTGCGGTTGCTGAGTGCGTACATGGCGTTGCTACTGATGTGTTTGCACTGCATctcactcgctctcttcACGCATCCGctcgcccttcttccctcttcacGAGACTGCGTCGGTCTtttggtgctgctgtggcgcagcccgccgccttccactccccccaaacacacacgttCATACGCTCACACAGCACTCGTGCGCAccgacacacccacaccccctcctctctctcctctccccaaCCATGGCTACTCCTCGCAGCGCCAAGAAGGCCGCCCGCAAGAGCAGCACCAAGTCCGCGAAGGCTGGTCTGATCTTCCCGGTGGGCCGCGTCGGCGGGATGATGCGTCGCGGCCAGTACGCTCGCCGCATCGGCTCCTCTGGCGCCGTGTACCtggccgccgtgctggagtacctgacggcggagctgctggagctgtccgtgaaggcggccgcgcagagCGGGAAGAAGCGGTGCCGCCTGAGCCCGCGCACCGTGATGCTGGCCGCgcgccacgacgacgacatcaGCTCGCTTCTGAGGAAGGTGACCTTGTCTCACAGCGGCGTTGTGCCGAGCGCCAGCAAGGCGGTGGCAAAGAAGAAGGGCGGCAAGAAGGGCAAGGCGACACCGAGCGCATAGATACTCTTTTGGAGGCTCTGTCGCCGCTGAGGAGAGCAGGGTTCCACTGGGAGTcggacggggagggggacgtgTACGCGTTTGTGCGGACAGGTGTGGGCAGCGGAACAACCGGAAGATTTGTGTGCAAGACGCACGTATTCTGACGGCATCTGTGCCTTCTCTGTTGCTGTGTTTagttcccccctccttcccttttcctctcccccgcacctctgtgtgcgcgtgcgtgtggaggCTTTAAGCGCGCACCTACATACCTAGGCAGACCGACAGGCATGCGACACGCGAGATGacgcccccttctccctccatCCATAgcgacacacatgcacacgagcatatatatatatatacatataccaCTATCTACCTATATATTGATGTATGTGCATCGTtgtatacatgtatatatatatatatatatatatacaacGATGCACTCTGTGTGCTTTTCCTCTTTTCCCTGCTTCCTCTTCACTGTCCTCCGTGAGATGCGACACATTCTCTTGTCTTCCACCCCCTGAAATATTTCCAAACTGTGGGCGTCAttttcccttcccttctccccttcaCACCTCTTGCCTtatcccccccccgcactcctctcccctccccctccggCTGGCTCCTTCTATGGAGAGGTGACGGGGAGATGAGAGGACTGAGAACGTGGTGGTCAGAGGACAGAAGAGGTGCGGGGCCGGGGGGGGACACAGGGGGAGAGTAGCAGCAAAGTAGCGCAACACTGCGGTCAACGGCTATCGATGTGTCGTTCTTACAACGCATGGTGGCTACAAGGGGGAAGCAgactggcggcgctgcgccggcgtctcTTTCCCCTTCGTCGTGCTCACGCTGAGAACGCTTTGGGAGCGACACGGGACAAGACCTGAAGAAACACGCCCGAATTGCCCAGCAGATGACACGCCTGAAGGCCATCCCTTATTttcttgtgcgtgtgtgtgtgtgtttctccCCGTCCGTGATGGcgtcatttttttttctctctcgaCTCTCCTTTCGCACCACGGCCTCCCATGTTCGCCGCTGTGACTGCGCAGTGTACTTCTAGCCCTCCTTCCCTtgtccttctctcgctcttttcATCCACTGACTCCCCTGCCCTTCAACCTTCCTACTCCGACCATaccgactgctgctgctcatgcaattaacgcacgcacacgcgtctcctcctccttcaggAGGCCACTAAGCAAGTTGCCTTGTTCTCGTCCCCCTTCGCGCATtcgccgcccccctctcccatgcccccccccccctcccccctgcctccttcctcctcggCTGACGTCTTCGCTGCAGCCAGCGAGCAAGCGACAAGCTCAAGCAAGGAGGAACACGAAGGTGCGTTGAAGCCGCACTGATCGGTCAGAAGTGAAGAGGCTGCCAAGTCAGTCCcatctgctgccgccacacaTCCCCCTCGACCCGCCTTCCCTCAATGGCGATCCCTCAGCACCCAGTAAAACATGCATAGACGCGCTACACTCATAATTATACGCGCAAGCGCCTCATGCTACAATGTGAGGTGCGCCTACGAGCGGTGAGAGAGGCCGCATCCCCGcctctcgtcttctcctctcccgcGGCTGGCACGTGTGAGAtcagcccccaccccaccccctccgtTACGACGAGAAGGCGTTTGCTTTGCCGGGGGTGGTGCGCAGAGAGCGGGTTCGTGGCCCCTCCGATGTGGGCGGGGCCACgcgtgcgtcggcgccgtcctcCCCTGTGCCCCTCACGGAGCTCTTTTATGCTCGCCTGTCGCACCCCGCAGCCGGGAAGCTCGATGGGCGCTTGTCTGCTCTGCTctgctctcttccccccaccgcgctgcctcgcacggCGTGGGCGCGTTGCCCTCTTGtgggcggcctccgccaTGCGTGTCGGGCCCGCTTCCGGCCGCGGCGTTCGGGTATGTAAATACAgacatgtgtatgtgtgcgcggtAGCTCTcttccaccccctccctcctatGCCGGGGGGCATGCCACCTGCTTTTACGGCCTTGTCTGCCCGTTCAAGGCAGCCCCACCCTGACCAGCCTCCATCACGTCCGCCACCGGGTGCGAGACAGCGgatgagaggagggggtgggtgggccCTGCGCTGTCACCGACTTTGACAAGCAGCTAAGCAGCGATTCCGCAAAGGCGGCCCACAGCggtcctctccctccctccgcccctAGCGGGCGACGCCCACAACAGGCcaggggaaggaggggtgtCGAGCCCCGCACCGCTCCAACTCACTCTAAActgccttctcttccttcctaccgacactctctctctctctctgaccTCACATCAGCGAGGGCAGGAAGTGGCCACCCATGCACAGACGCGTCGGCGCATGCGTCGGGGACACCTCGTGCATGCGTACAAGTGTCTGAATTTTCACTCCTGTTGTGCGACGTCCAAGCGCCCCTgcggtgagggaggaggaagaggagaaagtGGGGGCGTGCTCGATGCCTTGTTCGCGTTCTTCCCTTCTCCGAGTCAATGCTTTCACATGTCCAGGCACATGTATGCGTATGACACTTTGCTTCTCGatccctcttctctctctccttcctctccctcctcccccgcctcttcccccttccctctccctccctccctctcgcccccctccacactcacacacacacacacacacacacattatTTTTGCGCACTCCACCCATCTTGCACCCCCAACCCCttttcactgctgccgcggtgggTTTGGCCTGTCGACTCGTCGGCGTacaacggcggcgcgtcgACCACTACGGCGATGTTGCTACCGCGGAGTAGACGAGCATcaagtgtgtgtgctcgcgtTGTGCGTGGTCCGTCCTTTTCGCTACCGCCCTGCTCGGCTCTCAATCACATTGTACATGGGTTTTGGTGTTGGTGGCTGGTCTTGTACGCTTCCAGGCATGTCGTTCTTTCTCGAGTCGCCACTGCGCACGCTCGTCGgggcgctggagaagaatTACCCGCAGTACCGTGACCAcctcgcgcaggcgcacaagATGGCGCACCGGGCCTCCGAGGAGCTGGACAGGGCGTCACCTTACTTCGCCAAGGCGGCCAGCTACACCTCCGTCGCTAGGGAGCAGGCTACCAGGTTTAAGCTGGATGAGCTCGGCCCGATGCTGCTTGGCCTCGCACTCTGCTTCTTCGGCGGCTCCTACACAATGCTGATCGCTGTCGTCGAGACAGTGCACCTGCTGTGTTGGGAGGATCTCAAGCACTCTTTTCAGGTGCTATACCACAACTACGAgcgggcggcggagcagaaCCGCAAGGACCactgcgccgacgccgatggcAACTGCGTGGCAGATGTGCAGGAGGTGTGCGACGCCGACCTGCTCTCTCGTAAAGCTGCATTGTTCTTCAAGTCGGTGGACATTGAagctgctgaggcggcggGCCGTACcatcggcgctgcagccatGTCAGTGattgcggcgctgcgtgtgAAGCTTGCCCGGTCGTTTGCACTCGGCGGGTCGCTGGCGAGTATGGCCATGACTTATATCCCgctggaggcagcgctgAAGGACGCGCTGCCAGTGGAGCACAAGAAGTGGTCCGGCGTCATCGCGAAAACGGCGGCCAACGTGATCGCCATGACGCTGGCATCCATGATGTGCGGTGCCATTGGCATGATGCACTGCTGCATTCGTGGCGCGCACATGTTTGCACAGCACGCCGTACATATCGCAAAGGATCACGggctgctggaggacgaCATGACGCTGGACAGCCCCAAGGCGAAGGCACTGGCTGCCATGGTCGCATTGATGGGGCTTCTCTGGCAGGTGACGCACACCGATGCGAACCCCTTCCCGATCAACATCTTTCTCCTGCCCTTTACGGTGGCTGAGTACGTGCTATTCTTTGTCGCGAACGGCTTCCTCTTCGCTACCTTGTAGTGGGTGTGGCTTCGGTAAGCGCGAGGGCAGCCGAAGACCACGAAaaacagaggaagagggtgtgtgggtgggcaTGCTTGTGTCTATGTGTGCGTGATGACGATGCACATGACATGGCCTCCTCCCGTGCACCTGTTCACCTCCGCCTTCCCtgccctttctctcctcgtCCTGTTCTTCCTGTCTGTCGGTCTCCTCCGAGAGTGTGTCGTCGTGCccgtgcgcctctc from Leishmania major strain Friedlin complete genome, chromosome 21 includes:
- a CDS encoding histone H2A, with translation MATPRSAKKAARKSSTKSAKAGLIFPVGRVGGMMRRGQYARRIGSSGAVYLAAVLEYLTAELLELSVKAAAQSGKKRCRLSPRTVMLAARHDDDISSLLRKVTLSHSGVVPSASKAVAKKKGGKKGKATPSA
- a CDS encoding putative histone H2A, yielding MATPRSAKKAARKSSTKSAKAGLIFPVGRVGGMMRRGQYARRIGSSGAVYLAAVLEYLTAELLELSVKAAAQSGKKRCRLSPRTVMLAARHDDDISSLLRKVTLSHSGVVPSASKAVAKKKGGKKGKATPSA